Proteins found in one Methylobacter sp. S3L5C genomic segment:
- a CDS encoding cobyrinate a,c-diamide synthase, whose product MKPSNSQSCHCPALLITAPGSNHGKTTITAALARYHVNQGRKVRVFKIGPDFLDPMILEHASGLPVYQLDLWMLGKAECQRLLYEAALEADLILIEGVMGLFDGDPCSANIAEHFSLPILAVIDATGTAQTLGAIAFGLANFRKNLNFAGVLANNVASDRHTEMIMQGMPSTIRYLGGMPRDKQFVLPERHLGLVQADEISDIEMRISAAATAIGLTKLAALPKAVAFSQPESNLLPKLLSDVRIGIARDNAFSFIYPANLDLLIGMGATLKFFSPLTDSKLPDVDSLYLPGGYPELHLLTLQNNLAMKLALQKHFRQGKPIYAECGGLLYLLESITNKAGEYGHMVGLMSGCAVMQNRLQGLGYQSAPMPGGVIRGHTFHHSLIETPIHPIAQGERLYNTSSGESIFQLKRLTASYLHCYFASNAIAVAQLFIN is encoded by the coding sequence GTGAAGCCTTCTAACTCGCAATCATGTCATTGCCCTGCGTTATTGATTACCGCACCTGGCTCAAACCATGGAAAAACCACGATTACTGCCGCTCTAGCTCGCTACCATGTCAATCAAGGCCGTAAAGTAAGAGTATTTAAAATCGGCCCTGATTTTCTTGATCCTATGATATTGGAACACGCAAGTGGTTTGCCGGTTTATCAATTAGATCTCTGGATGTTAGGTAAAGCTGAATGCCAACGCCTATTATACGAAGCAGCACTAGAGGCAGATTTAATCTTGATTGAAGGTGTTATGGGCTTGTTTGATGGAGATCCCTGTAGTGCCAATATTGCTGAACACTTCTCGCTGCCAATATTAGCTGTGATCGATGCCACAGGAACAGCACAAACCTTGGGTGCTATTGCCTTCGGGCTGGCCAACTTTCGGAAAAATTTAAATTTCGCCGGGGTTTTAGCCAATAACGTTGCCAGTGATCGACATACTGAAATGATCATGCAAGGCATGCCGTCCACTATTCGTTATTTGGGTGGTATGCCGCGCGATAAGCAATTTGTTTTGCCCGAACGGCATTTGGGACTGGTGCAAGCTGATGAAATTAGCGATATTGAAATGCGCATATCTGCAGCAGCTACGGCTATTGGTTTGACAAAGTTGGCAGCCTTACCAAAAGCAGTTGCATTTTCTCAGCCTGAATCAAACTTACTACCAAAGTTGCTCTCAGATGTGCGTATCGGTATTGCTCGTGATAATGCTTTCTCATTTATTTACCCAGCCAATTTGGATTTGCTAATAGGAATGGGGGCGACTCTAAAATTTTTTTCTCCGCTTACAGACAGTAAACTTCCAGACGTTGATAGCCTTTATCTGCCGGGTGGTTATCCAGAGCTACACTTGTTAACCTTGCAAAATAATCTAGCGATGAAGTTGGCGTTACAAAAACACTTTCGGCAAGGCAAACCGATTTACGCTGAATGCGGCGGACTACTGTATTTACTAGAATCGATCACTAATAAAGCCGGTGAATATGGACATATGGTTGGTTTAATGTCTGGATGCGCGGTCATGCAAAACCGTTTGCAAGGCTTGGGTTATCAGTCCGCACCGATGCCGGGGGGAGTAATACGCGGTCACACTTTTCACCATTCGTTAATTGAAACTCCGATTCATCCTATTGCTCAAGGGGAACGCTTATACAATACCTCTTCAGGTGAAAGCATTTTTCAGCTAAAAAGATTAACGGCCAGCTATCTCCATTGTTATTTTGCGTCTAATGCAATTGCTGTCGCACAGTTATTCATCAATTAA
- the cobM gene encoding precorrin-4 C(11)-methyltransferase, giving the protein MKVYFIGAGPGAADLITLRGAAILGRVNMVLYAGSLVSKDMLVHCHADAEIIDTAQLDLEQQEACYRRALEQDIDVARLHSGDPAIYGATAEQMRRLDALAIDYEIIPGVSSFTAAAAAIKAELTKPEVSQTIILTRVSGRASAVPDSESIALLAEHRATMCIFLSGPHLNKIVADLRLHYPDDTPVALVYRATWPEEKSHQSTLGQLLAEIKNSDWNLTTMLLVGEALSDHVPSESRLYAKDYTHIFRVVKKQKTTTEE; this is encoded by the coding sequence ATGAAAGTTTATTTTATCGGCGCCGGACCCGGTGCCGCAGATTTGATCACCTTGCGTGGCGCTGCCATTCTGGGCCGGGTCAACATGGTTCTGTATGCGGGTTCATTGGTATCGAAAGACATGTTGGTGCATTGCCACGCCGATGCCGAAATCATCGATACCGCCCAGCTCGATCTTGAGCAACAGGAAGCCTGTTATCGACGCGCACTGGAACAAGACATCGATGTCGCACGCCTGCATTCCGGAGATCCCGCTATTTATGGCGCTACCGCCGAACAAATGCGTCGGTTGGATGCGTTGGCTATTGATTATGAAATCATCCCAGGAGTGTCGTCGTTTACTGCGGCAGCGGCGGCCATCAAAGCCGAACTGACCAAACCGGAAGTATCACAAACCATTATTCTAACGCGTGTTTCAGGACGTGCCTCAGCCGTGCCGGACAGCGAATCGATTGCGCTGCTGGCCGAACACCGTGCAACCATGTGTATCTTTTTGTCGGGTCCGCATTTAAATAAGATAGTTGCCGATCTGCGTCTGCATTACCCCGATGATACGCCGGTCGCCCTGGTTTATCGGGCTACCTGGCCGGAGGAAAAATCTCACCAAAGCACGCTAGGCCAACTGCTTGCCGAGATCAAAAACAGTGACTGGAATCTCACGACTATGTTGCTGGTAGGCGAAGCGCTGAGTGATCATGTACCTTCAGAATCCCGCTTATATGCGAAGGATTACACACATATTTTTCGGGTAGTAAAGAAGCAGAAAACGACGACAGAGGAATGA
- a CDS encoding aminotransferase class I/II-fold pyridoxal phosphate-dependent enzyme: MDHGGNIYRFAQHIGCHPEQVIDFSANINPEQAVDFNCLQAVQLGPYEDPDYGLLKEAIKVRYPYPAGVDIEVFNGASAAIFALLKHLHPQELVLYAPLYGEYARLAEQLGCNLHHIDRFESLTSPVPKNSTVIFVNPSTPDGQLYDMQVLLKQWQMDDCTIIVDESFLDFCIADSVVEYIDKYDKLYVIKSLSKFYGCAGIRIGFMSATAQAIKALKRLEPAWKLSSFDMAYIQQALADKIFIEQTRKQTAYRRDLLRHALQTSGLFMRIYSGEANFLLTKLANNGDGHQLQSRLVSSRILIRVCDNFVGLDKSYVRFAVKNETAILKLSSALNNVAL; this comes from the coding sequence ATGGACCACGGCGGTAATATTTATCGGTTTGCGCAGCATATTGGCTGTCATCCAGAGCAGGTTATAGACTTTTCTGCTAACATCAATCCAGAGCAAGCTGTTGATTTTAATTGTTTGCAAGCGGTTCAGTTGGGGCCTTATGAAGATCCTGACTACGGATTATTAAAAGAGGCAATTAAAGTGCGTTATCCTTATCCGGCAGGTGTTGATATTGAAGTATTTAACGGTGCCAGTGCTGCTATTTTTGCCTTATTGAAGCACTTACACCCCCAAGAATTGGTTTTATATGCACCTTTATATGGTGAGTATGCAAGGCTTGCAGAGCAACTGGGCTGCAATTTACATCATATCGATCGTTTTGAGTCTTTAACTTCGCCGGTACCAAAAAATAGCACAGTCATATTTGTTAATCCATCTACACCGGATGGGCAGCTTTATGATATGCAGGTATTATTAAAGCAATGGCAAATGGACGACTGCACAATAATTGTTGATGAGTCATTTTTGGATTTTTGTATCGCAGATTCGGTAGTTGAATATATTGATAAGTACGATAAGCTCTATGTGATTAAATCGTTAAGTAAATTTTACGGTTGTGCAGGAATTAGGATTGGTTTTATGTCGGCTACTGCCCAAGCGATAAAAGCATTGAAACGCTTAGAGCCTGCGTGGAAACTATCCAGTTTTGATATGGCATATATTCAGCAAGCCTTGGCAGATAAGATATTTATAGAACAAACACGAAAGCAGACAGCGTATCGACGCGACTTATTAAGACATGCACTGCAAACTTCTGGTTTGTTTATGCGAATTTATTCTGGGGAAGCTAATTTTTTACTGACCAAATTGGCGAATAATGGTGACGGTCATCAGTTACAATCGAGGTTGGTTTCATCGCGGATACTTATTAGGGTTTGCGATAATTTTGTCGGCCTGGACAAAAGCTATGTACGCTTTGCTGTAAAAAATGAAACAGCAATATTGAAACTGTCGAGTGCATTAAATAATGTCGCATTATGA
- the cobI gene encoding precorrin-2 C(20)-methyltransferase, giving the protein MSKLGTFWGIGVGPGPVGYIPLAAVEALHQADLVFVPRATTSESSVALRCLTGIAIAPERIREIEFHMDTDRSVLSEHYAQLAETIAVELRAGLNVAYLTIGDTLTYSTYSYILAALQELLPTLPQRTFPGITSYAAAAAAMSWPLGEGKERTLILPCPEDAASLRRDIETHDIIVLMKIGKRLPWVLDLLCNMGIAEHCAFARRIGLEDELLSTDVGGLNATDAMGYLATLLIRKTPREKRHS; this is encoded by the coding sequence ATGAGTAAACTGGGTACATTTTGGGGCATCGGCGTAGGACCGGGGCCAGTGGGTTACATTCCTTTGGCAGCGGTTGAAGCCTTGCATCAGGCCGACCTGGTCTTTGTACCGCGCGCTACAACCTCCGAAAGCTCGGTCGCGTTGCGGTGTCTTACAGGCATCGCCATTGCGCCGGAGCGGATACGGGAAATTGAGTTTCACATGGATACCGATCGTTCGGTGCTTAGTGAGCATTACGCTCAATTAGCTGAAACGATAGCGGTCGAGTTACGCGCCGGACTTAATGTTGCCTATCTGACCATCGGCGATACGCTGACCTACTCCACCTATAGCTATATCCTGGCGGCTTTACAAGAACTGTTGCCGACCTTGCCGCAGCGTACCTTTCCGGGTATCACCAGTTATGCGGCAGCAGCGGCAGCAATGAGTTGGCCGTTAGGCGAAGGCAAGGAGCGCACGCTGATTTTACCATGTCCGGAGGATGCAGCCAGTCTGCGCCGCGACATCGAAACCCATGATATTATCGTACTGATGAAAATAGGCAAACGTCTGCCTTGGGTACTGGATTTATTGTGCAACATGGGCATTGCCGAACACTGCGCTTTTGCCCGTCGCATAGGCCTGGAGGATGAACTGCTGTCCACCGATGTAGGCGGTTTAAACGCAACCGACGCGATGGGTTATCTTGCCACGTTACTGATTCGTAAAACACCCAGAGAGAAAAGACATTCATGA
- the aqpZ gene encoding aquaporin Z, translating into MKQYSAEFLGTFWLVLGGCGSAVLAAGFPGFGIGFLGVALAFGLTVLTMAYAIGHISGCHLNPAVSIGLWAGGRFPANKLLAYIIAQCLGGIIAGGVLYLIVSGKADFTAIGGFAANGYGEHSPGGYSLTSAMLTEIVMTMMFLFIILFVTHKNAPNGFAGLAIGLSLTLIHLISIPVTNTSVNPARSLGVAIYVGDWALNQLWLFWVAPIIGALLGALAYRFINSED; encoded by the coding sequence ATGAAACAATATAGTGCTGAATTTTTAGGAACATTTTGGTTGGTTCTTGGTGGTTGCGGTAGCGCTGTTTTAGCTGCGGGATTTCCAGGCTTTGGTATTGGTTTTTTGGGCGTGGCTTTGGCATTTGGCTTGACCGTTTTAACTATGGCTTATGCGATAGGTCACATTTCAGGTTGTCACCTGAATCCGGCTGTATCGATCGGACTTTGGGCGGGCGGCCGTTTTCCGGCAAATAAACTATTAGCTTATATTATTGCTCAATGTTTGGGTGGGATTATTGCTGGCGGAGTTTTATACCTTATTGTCAGCGGGAAAGCCGATTTTACGGCTATCGGAGGTTTTGCCGCCAATGGTTATGGTGAGCATTCACCTGGCGGATACTCTTTAACTTCGGCAATGTTAACAGAAATTGTTATGACCATGATGTTCCTGTTCATCATTTTATTCGTCACTCACAAAAATGCGCCAAATGGCTTTGCCGGTCTGGCTATTGGCCTGAGCTTAACCCTGATACACTTAATCTCTATTCCGGTCACCAATACTTCAGTTAACCCGGCAAGAAGCCTGGGCGTTGCCATTTATGTTGGAGACTGGGCCTTAAACCAACTATGGCTCTTTTGGGTTGC
- the cobJ gene encoding precorrin-3B C(17)-methyltransferase, protein MKGVLNLVSVGPGFSDLIVPRAEAALRDSDVIVAYDLYLRWIEPWIKDKEIHTPPLTQERERALLAIEKARSGAKVALISSGDIGIYAMAALAFDEMREDDEYDVNVIPGITSANACASLLGSPLSHDFATLSLSDLLCPWDWIEQRGRHIAQADLACVLYNVQSAVRQEGVYRILAIMLESKSPKTLCGVVRNAYRPGQEVSIHHLEDLPSLQFDMLTTIVIGNRFTQRKRGFIFTPRGYNAWESTTAKPVAEDLPKQALWVFSGTSDGNALASQLADQGYPVVVSTATGYGGEIAAQNCPGVSVWAGQQGVEARKQALQQHQARGLIDATHPYASLMSEQLMGLSKTLGIPYLRYERASSFSTDSGLLCSSTEQAAEQVMALGRRIFLSTGSKDLATFLKAPDADICEWFVRVTPEPDFIQRAIDLGVPRSHICAMQGPFSQAFNEALWRDWAIDCVITKDSGDAGGYQAKVAATKALAIPLLVIQRPQLTYPLITSNFDEVVKHAQIWQHPA, encoded by the coding sequence ATGAAAGGTGTTTTAAATTTGGTTTCGGTAGGACCGGGATTTAGCGATTTGATCGTACCCCGTGCTGAAGCGGCATTGCGGGACAGTGATGTGATCGTAGCTTATGATCTGTATTTACGCTGGATTGAACCTTGGATAAAAGACAAGGAAATTCACACGCCACCACTGACTCAGGAACGCGAGCGAGCCTTGCTGGCCATTGAAAAAGCCCGTAGCGGTGCAAAAGTAGCCTTAATTTCCAGTGGCGATATTGGCATTTATGCCATGGCGGCGCTGGCGTTTGATGAAATGCGGGAGGATGACGAATACGACGTCAATGTGATCCCAGGCATTACCTCCGCCAATGCCTGTGCCTCATTATTGGGCTCGCCGTTGTCACACGACTTTGCCACACTGAGCTTATCCGATTTGTTATGTCCATGGGACTGGATTGAGCAACGCGGCAGGCATATTGCCCAGGCCGATTTGGCCTGCGTACTTTATAACGTGCAGAGTGCGGTTAGGCAGGAAGGCGTTTATCGCATCCTGGCTATCATGCTGGAATCGAAATCACCGAAAACGCTGTGCGGCGTAGTGCGTAACGCTTATCGCCCCGGTCAGGAAGTCAGCATTCATCATTTAGAGGATCTGCCGTCCTTGCAGTTTGATATGCTCACCACCATCGTAATCGGCAATCGCTTTACCCAACGTAAACGGGGATTTATATTCACACCACGCGGCTATAACGCTTGGGAATCCACTACCGCAAAACCGGTTGCCGAGGATTTACCAAAGCAGGCACTGTGGGTTTTTTCCGGAACCAGTGATGGAAATGCGCTTGCCAGTCAGTTGGCCGATCAAGGTTATCCCGTTGTGGTGTCCACGGCCACCGGCTATGGTGGTGAGATAGCGGCACAGAATTGTCCTGGCGTATCCGTCTGGGCCGGACAGCAAGGCGTTGAAGCGCGCAAGCAGGCATTGCAGCAACATCAGGCGCGGGGATTAATCGATGCGACCCATCCTTATGCCAGCTTAATGTCGGAACAATTGATGGGGCTGTCGAAAACTCTTGGCATTCCCTATTTGCGCTATGAACGAGCCAGTTCCTTTTCAACAGATTCCGGACTATTGTGCAGCTCCACGGAACAGGCTGCTGAGCAAGTCATGGCTCTGGGTCGGCGCATTTTTCTGTCTACGGGTTCCAAGGATTTGGCGACGTTTCTTAAAGCCCCGGATGCGGACATATGCGAATGGTTTGTACGCGTTACCCCTGAACCTGATTTTATTCAGCGTGCAATCGATTTGGGCGTGCCGCGTAGCCATATTTGCGCAATGCAAGGGCCGTTCTCGCAGGCGTTCAATGAGGCATTGTGGCGTGATTGGGCGATTGATTGCGTCATCACCAAGGATTCCGGCGATGCGGGCGGCTATCAGGCTAAAGTCGCCGCAACAAAGGCGCTGGCTATTCCGTTACTGGTCATTCAACGTCCACAACTCACCTATCCGCTGATCACTTCGAATTTTGATGAGGTTGTCAAGCACGCACAGATATGGCAACACCCAGCATGA
- a CDS encoding GTP-binding protein: MATPSMNALIPVTIVTGFLGSGKTTLLSNLIKVRQNRRLALLINEFGEVAIDGALMRDSADGNEHIRIHDFAHGLIAYSDDDLFVPTLLAIAERRAQVDHVLIETSGLALPSAVMELLQTPELAVSFILDATLAVVDTPLLLADEFDDCQMMSNPQVAVATLFKQQLEYADVVVLNKIDRLDEDDLLTAETRIRERAPNVRFLELAYQAKLDTRLALGLRLHQPTLLTHNHRFTPIVSMSGDNTKLLSNHGLVDGHAHSGLVSHSHGLATHKHFHEQDSGWLSFVLRSPDPQQPEALKMALTETAKAEPVLRVKGFILAENPEDALLVQGVRTRMVISRYAAKKSSQVSEIVFIGYHLNRNKVAELLSQLTATQWQ; encoded by the coding sequence ATGGCAACACCCAGCATGAATGCCTTGATTCCCGTTACCATCGTCACCGGTTTTCTGGGTTCAGGTAAAACGACCTTGCTGAGTAACCTGATTAAAGTCAGACAGAACAGACGCCTCGCATTGCTGATCAATGAATTTGGTGAAGTTGCCATCGACGGCGCGCTAATGCGTGACAGCGCTGATGGCAATGAGCACATTCGGATTCACGATTTTGCACACGGCCTGATTGCATACAGTGATGATGACCTTTTTGTTCCTACCTTGCTAGCCATTGCAGAACGCCGTGCGCAGGTCGATCATGTCTTGATTGAAACATCTGGCCTGGCCTTGCCCTCAGCGGTTATGGAATTATTGCAAACGCCCGAACTGGCGGTAAGCTTCATTCTTGATGCAACGTTAGCCGTGGTTGATACCCCGTTATTGCTGGCCGATGAATTCGATGACTGCCAAATGATGTCTAATCCGCAAGTTGCCGTAGCAACCCTTTTTAAACAGCAACTCGAATACGCCGATGTTGTGGTATTAAATAAAATCGATAGGCTGGATGAAGATGATTTGCTGACTGCTGAAACGCGCATCCGTGAAAGGGCTCCCAATGTACGCTTTCTGGAATTGGCTTATCAGGCAAAACTGGATACTCGTCTGGCCTTGGGATTGCGCCTGCATCAGCCGACGTTGTTAACGCATAACCACCGTTTTACGCCGATAGTCTCCATGTCTGGTGACAATACCAAACTTTTAAGCAATCATGGCTTGGTTGACGGTCATGCACATTCCGGTCTGGTTAGCCACAGTCATGGTCTGGCGACGCATAAACATTTTCATGAACAGGATTCCGGCTGGTTGTCGTTCGTGCTGCGCAGTCCGGACCCGCAACAACCGGAAGCACTTAAAATGGCACTAACGGAAACGGCCAAGGCGGAACCGGTTTTACGCGTCAAAGGTTTTATACTTGCAGAAAATCCGGAGGATGCGCTGCTCGTGCAAGGCGTGCGTACTCGCATGGTCATCAGCCGTTATGCCGCAAAAAAATCATCGCAAGTCTCCGAAATTGTTTTTATCGGTTATCATCTCAACCGTAACAAGGTAGCAGAACTTTTATCACAATTGACAGCAACGCAATGGCAATAA
- a CDS encoding cobalamin biosynthesis protein: protein MNPRLGIWLVRPESETLVTVLQNQLGGMLYRPWLNPAVTQKDQFAAVYRLHKQWIMIAASGIAVRFLDGLAQDKHTDPAVVVLDEAGRFAVSLLAGHEGGANRLAYRVANAIGAVPVITTATEALKPLVVGIGCRKNVSVEQIAAAVKQALGERQLIEVRELVTIDLKANEPGLLEFCEQHDLPLRVLASATVAARPWVTKASDWVQQNVGLPGVCEPCALIASPRGKLIVPKMALNGVAVAVIEDNQ from the coding sequence ATGAATCCACGACTTGGAATTTGGCTAGTCCGCCCGGAAAGTGAAACGCTTGTAACTGTACTACAAAACCAATTGGGGGGTATGCTTTATCGGCCTTGGCTGAATCCGGCTGTCACGCAGAAAGACCAGTTCGCCGCTGTCTACCGATTACACAAACAGTGGATTATGATAGCGGCTAGCGGCATTGCGGTACGTTTCCTTGATGGTTTGGCGCAGGACAAACACACCGATCCGGCGGTGGTAGTGCTGGATGAAGCCGGACGTTTTGCCGTTTCGCTGCTGGCAGGTCATGAAGGCGGCGCCAATCGCCTGGCTTATCGTGTCGCCAATGCTATCGGAGCGGTGCCGGTGATCACTACGGCAACCGAAGCCTTGAAACCCTTGGTTGTCGGTATAGGTTGCCGTAAAAACGTATCAGTCGAACAAATTGCCGCAGCCGTAAAACAGGCGTTGGGTGAGCGGCAGTTAATCGAAGTGCGTGAGTTGGTCACCATAGACTTAAAGGCAAATGAACCCGGTCTGCTGGAGTTTTGCGAACAGCACGATTTGCCGTTACGCGTCTTGGCAAGTGCAACCGTGGCGGCACGGCCGTGGGTAACCAAAGCTTCAGACTGGGTGCAGCAGAATGTCGGCTTGCCCGGAGTATGCGAACCTTGCGCGTTGATTGCCAGTCCGCGCGGCAAGTTGATCGTACCTAAAATGGCTCTAAACGGCGTCGCCGTGGCAGTGATTGAAGATAATCAGTAA
- a CDS encoding adenosine deaminase: MTDLNIFIAKIPKVELHIHIEGSLEPEMLFDLAKRNAVTLPFANAAEVRQAYNFGNLQDFLDIYYQGMHVLQTEQDFYDLTFAYLKKCQADNVMHTEIFFDPQGHTSRGVGFEIVLNGITHALNDGKKKLGINSNLIMCFLRHLSEEDALKTLEQALPYKDKIIGIGLDSSEVGHPPSKFERVFVLARAEGFKLVAHAGEEGPPAYIWEALDLLKVDRIDHGNRALEDKKLTARLVKEGVALTVCPLSNLKLGVVKDLHHHPLRTMLEKGLKVTVNSDDPPYFGGYMTDNLQRIAEALNLEKQHIVTLTRNAIEASFLDQNSKQVLSKHLENWMLTIG; the protein is encoded by the coding sequence ATGACCGATTTGAATATCTTTATCGCCAAGATACCAAAGGTTGAATTGCATATCCATATCGAAGGAAGTCTCGAACCGGAGATGCTGTTTGATTTGGCGAAACGCAACGCCGTTACTTTGCCGTTTGCCAACGCTGCCGAGGTGCGGCAGGCATATAATTTTGGCAACCTGCAAGATTTCCTCGATATTTACTATCAAGGTATGCATGTGTTGCAAACCGAGCAGGATTTTTATGACCTGACCTTCGCTTACCTCAAAAAATGCCAAGCCGATAACGTGATGCACACCGAGATTTTCTTCGACCCGCAGGGGCACACATCACGTGGAGTCGGGTTTGAAATCGTCTTGAACGGCATTACCCACGCTTTGAATGACGGCAAGAAAAAGCTGGGTATCAACTCTAATTTAATAATGTGCTTTTTGCGCCACCTCAGCGAAGAAGATGCGCTAAAAACTCTGGAACAGGCCCTGCCCTATAAGGATAAAATCATCGGAATCGGCTTGGATAGTTCCGAAGTGGGTCATCCGCCGTCGAAATTCGAGCGTGTTTTTGTCCTCGCCCGTGCTGAAGGTTTCAAACTTGTTGCTCATGCCGGAGAGGAAGGTCCGCCAGCGTATATATGGGAAGCGCTTGACCTTTTAAAAGTGGACCGGATCGACCACGGCAACCGTGCCTTGGAGGATAAAAAATTGACTGCGCGACTGGTGAAAGAAGGAGTTGCTCTAACTGTTTGCCCGCTCAGCAACCTAAAACTTGGCGTCGTCAAGGATTTGCATCATCACCCTTTGCGCACGATGTTGGAAAAGGGCTTAAAAGTAACAGTGAATTCAGATGATCCGCCCTATTTTGGCGGCTATATGACCGATAATTTACAGCGCATCGCCGAAGCGTTAAACCTTGAAAAACAACATATCGTCACGCTCACGCGCAATGCCATTGAAGCTAGTTTCCTCGATCAAAATAGCAAACAAGTCCTATCAAAGCATCTGGAGAATTGGATGCTGACTATTGGATGA
- a CDS encoding cobyric acid synthase, which yields MKPLAVLGTSSDAGKTTIVMALCRILADRGMKVAPFKAQNVSNNSGVTQEGREISRAQCLQAEAARIEPSYLFNPVLLKSHGKGIVQVIVNGLVYKNQSIVNYYAEMDYLKEQVRKAFSTLQERYDLIIAEGAGSPVELNLLHKDLSNTFIAKTFNTKNILVADIERGGVFASIYGTLALMDPVMRSNLIGVIVNKFRGDRNLFIESEKIITGRFGVPVLGVLPFKQLNIDMEDSQSLSNYKQRLNDVKIRVAVIAYPGFSNYNDLDVLMADEELYIELIHVYQSLGNFDILILPGSKTVIRDLKWLKEQGLFKEIQQFKKTIFGICGGYQMLSQSLHDADGLEYETACVEIGLGFIDDIVVYQSPKILARGQYQLFSYESLTGYEIHCGRMAKYPLYYPETHGINYSLNLNQDVAGTHVHAIFDNNEFRNDYFKKIHADYKGYDYGDYRKKEIQEFTDGVEKNLDINPILKALRAD from the coding sequence ATGAAGCCATTAGCTGTGTTAGGAACGAGTTCAGATGCGGGAAAAACTACTATCGTGATGGCATTGTGTCGGATATTGGCAGATCGAGGGATGAAAGTAGCACCGTTTAAGGCTCAAAATGTCTCAAATAATTCTGGGGTAACACAGGAGGGTAGAGAAATTTCTCGTGCTCAATGTTTACAAGCTGAGGCTGCCCGTATTGAGCCTAGTTATTTGTTTAATCCTGTCTTGCTTAAGTCACATGGCAAAGGCATAGTGCAAGTAATTGTTAATGGATTAGTTTATAAAAATCAATCTATTGTTAATTATTATGCAGAAATGGATTATTTAAAAGAACAGGTAAGGAAGGCGTTTTCTACATTACAAGAACGTTATGATTTAATTATTGCTGAAGGTGCCGGTTCACCAGTAGAGTTAAATTTGTTACATAAAGATCTTTCAAATACCTTTATCGCAAAAACATTTAATACTAAAAACATATTAGTGGCAGATATTGAGCGTGGAGGAGTATTTGCTTCAATTTATGGTACGCTGGCTCTTATGGATCCAGTGATGCGCTCTAATCTTATTGGCGTCATTGTTAATAAGTTTCGAGGCGATAGAAATTTGTTTATTGAAAGTGAAAAAATAATAACCGGACGATTTGGCGTACCAGTGTTGGGTGTGTTGCCATTTAAACAATTAAACATTGACATGGAAGACTCACAGTCATTAAGTAATTATAAACAGCGTTTAAATGACGTTAAAATCAGGGTTGCAGTTATTGCTTATCCTGGCTTTAGTAATTACAACGACTTAGATGTACTGATGGCTGATGAAGAGCTTTATATTGAACTAATTCATGTTTATCAGTCATTAGGGAATTTTGATATATTGATATTACCTGGCAGCAAAACAGTAATACGCGATTTAAAATGGTTGAAAGAACAAGGCTTATTTAAGGAAATTCAGCAATTTAAAAAAACTATCTTTGGTATTTGTGGCGGCTATCAGATGCTCTCACAGAGTTTACATGACGCTGATGGATTGGAGTACGAAACCGCTTGTGTAGAAATAGGCTTAGGGTTTATTGATGATATCGTTGTTTATCAAAGTCCAAAAATACTCGCGCGTGGGCAATACCAATTGTTTTCATATGAATCTCTAACTGGCTATGAAATACACTGTGGACGCATGGCTAAATATCCTCTTTATTATCCAGAAACTCATGGTATCAATTATTCACTAAATTTAAACCAGGATGTTGCTGGTACACATGTACATGCTATTTTTGATAATAACGAATTTCGTAATGATTACTTTAAGAAAATTCATGCTGACTATAAAGGTTATGATTACGGTGATTATCGTAAAAAAGAAATACAAGAATTTACTGATGGTGTAGAGAAAAATCTGGATATAAACCCTATTTTAAAAGCTTTGCGGGCTGATTAA